The sequence ACAGGAGGAGTCCTAGAGAGGGATATTCTCGTTTCCAGGGCCAAATTTGTGCCAAATACCACAAAGAGGCTTCACGCTGTGCTGGCTGTGCTTGCACAGACCAAGATGTACAACCAGACTCCCTGTCTGCATCATCCCCAATAGACGCCCTCACACCCAAATGTCACCCTCAGAGCACACCCACACCCCAGGTGCTGAGCAGATCCACCAGGCGCTGTCTTCTGACTGAAACTGTCACAATGTTTTGCCTTACCCGTTGCACCCTTCCCTGCTGCCATTCAGCTGATGGCACAGGGCTGGTGTCACCGGGCCACGCGAGGACACAGCACGCTCAGCAGTCACACTGCTGCACCCATCAAAGTAGGAATCGCAGACAAGGCAGCAAAGCCCCCACTGAATCCTAAGCAGCATAAAGCAGGGTGCTTTCCACTGCCATAAGCTGCCCTATGTGATGCTCTGCACCAGGAGGAAAAGCTCCCTGGCTCATTGCTAGCAGCAGCACAGCTTTGCACCAGTTCCCATTCTGCTCTGGTCACCGTCACCTGCTTCTGCGACCAGCTGCCCAGATCAGTTAAGTGACATTTCTGTCCCTGCTGCACAAGGCATGTTCAGGCCTCACCTCTGCGGGACAGCCGGGTGTCTGCATCCGTATCCACAAAGAGCTTCATGCGGAAGAGATCCCGCACCTCCTGGCTGTAGAAAGCCAGGATGCCTTCGAAGAGCACCACGTCGGCGGGGTAAACGGTCACCGTCTCCTCTTTCCTGGCAGAGGGAAGGAGAGTCAAAATATGCTGGTGAAGGGGGAAACAAGTCAAGAGAGGCTGGGGCGGTTGGGAAACAGCGGTGCTCCTAGGCACTGCTCCAGCCCTGGGACATAACTGCTGCACCAGGGGGGTGACTGAGGAGTGGGCACACCTACCCCACCGTGGTGGAGGGAATCCAAGGCATACGTACGCTTCCCAGAAGGACAAACAGCAGAGCAGGAAGCAGACAAGCCCTTCTCCCCCCAGCTCAGCCAGCTGCTGCTTGCAAGGGTTATGTGTCAAACCATAAATCCCAGAAAGACCACACATGGGGCTTGACCTGTGGGACCTGCAAGGGCCAGCTCTGCTCCCCTGGGAAGCTGCAGCACTCCCCTGACACCACAGTGAAACAGAGCAGGGTCACAGCATCCACGACCAACACAGGCATGCAGAAACAGCTGAACACATGCAAGGGAAGAGTTACAGGAGCAAGAACTGtcatcctcctcctttcctgGCAGTGCCAGGCTGTTTGGGACTGGAACACTTGTTAAAGCTGCAAACACAGAGTTTATGGGAAGAAGCAGCGTGGATgggagaaggaaagagggagTCATAACCCCCCTCCAGTGACATCTGCCTATTGCTGGATGAAACTGCACGGCTGCACAGCTTTCCAGGCTGTGCCTGCATCTGCCCTGGATTCCCTAACCAAGGGGTTTGGAGCAGTCAGCACTGACACTTTCAGATGGCACGTTAGGTGGCTCAGAGCGGGCAGGAGCGGTGGGGCAGAGGGTCTGGGCTGTAAGGGCTGCGTGCAGCGCCACAGGGCATTAGCAGAGGCTCAGCAAGGCAGAGGCAGCTGTTAGACCTGGAGTGGGAGACAAAGTCATAGACGGGAATCTGGACTGTCTTCCCTTCCGTGATCTCTTTGAGCGTTTTCACGATCAGCTCGTTGTCAAAGGCATCTGAGGAGAGAGGAAACGTTACCCGAGGCAGCTTTGCGACCTCTCCCACCCACCAGATGCTGAGCTTAGCCAAGccagagctgctggcaccctgcgCTGGGGACAGACGCACAGACTCGGGAGGAAAGCCTTGTATGTCCCCACGGATGTAGCAAGGCCCAGCGTTCCCGGAACCCCCAGATTTGGCCTGCAGACATTTATACCACCCTTGTAGAGTGGTGCTGACAGCCTAGGCTCGGGAAAGTAACTCCTCCTGGGCTCCAGCCCTTGGAGAGACTGGAGCAGCGTTTCAGTCTCAAGCTGCTGGACAGACAAGGCTCTGTTTGCCTGGGGCTCACTGCCTCTGGCCATTGTCCTCATGGGGATGAAGGGACAGCAGCTCTGGAATTTCCCCAGCAAGCCCAGAAATGGTTCAAAAAGCCCCTGCTGTAGCAACAGGGTGAAGCCCCCTCAGTGGAGGGGTTTGCAGAGCAGCTTCACAAGACAGTTCCCTCCTTGAAGGggggacatggagctgctggcTCCTGGGGGCTGTGCCAGGCCAGAGCTCTCTGGTCCCGACCCAGCTGCACCAGAAAGGTTTTCAAACTGGGGGATGTTTTTGCAGGGAGAAGAGAAGCGTCTTAAGGAATTTGAGGGTTCAACCTGCCCTTTCTCATCACAAACACCACCCCAGAGACAGTTTCTTTCCCAAGAGAGACAGAGGTTGTACTGCAGGGGACACAGGtggcccccagccccctgccagGGAGTCACCCAGCTCCACAAGAGCTTAACTAAGCCACCCACAGCTCTTTGCTGGTAGAACTGGGGGTCCCTCTTGAGCCCTCACCCCCCACTGCGTGGCAGAGCCCCGGTGCCATTCTGCATTCACCTGGGTGGTCAAAATTGAACTGGCCTTTGAGCGCTTTGGATTTCTGCTCCGAGGTGAGGACCCGGTAGAAGCTGTCTTGGCTCACGATCACCACCTGCTTCTGGCGGTAGTCTACCTCATTCTGCCCCAGCAGCTGGACGATCTTGGAGCACACTGAGGACTGCAAAAGGAACagcagaggagacaggtcagcGGTATGTGACATCTGAGACACACAGGGAGGATGTTTCCAGGTAGCAGCCATTCCTAGGTGCACGGGACACTCCTTGCTGGACCTCTGGCCGAGAGTTCGTGGTCCCCTCAAAGGCACCGCTCGAAGCCACTGAAGGAAAAATGCTCCAGAGGCATCACCATGGAGCCCTTTGGTGTGAAAGCAGTACCAAGCTTGTTCCCTGCCTCACTCTCCTCCATCCCTGTCGCCTGCCCACAGCTCCTGTTCTGGGCACAAACTGCAGCAGGAAACCAGTTGTTGTTGCCTGGGTTCAGCTGCAGCCCCAGGCCCCTTCGGccagccccagcctgcccagcagcTCCTCGGGGGAGCTGAGCTGTTCATGGCACCAGGGCTGAGCCTCCTCCCTGGGAGGCAGCCTCAATGCCTTGCTTCCCCCAGCCCTGGTCCAGCCCAAAAACCACACCATAGCATGGGCAGGGACTGAGAGAGTCCTCAGAGAGGGAGAACCAGGCTGTTTTCTAACCCTAAACACAGCCCAGGATGAAAATACACCATGAAGAGAGCGTGGGGAGTTTATCAGGGTTCTCCACCACAGCTGGAAGGAGCAGCACCCTCATATCCTGGAGCCTCTTGTCACAGCAAGGATAAGGGCACTGCGAAGCCAGCAGCTGCGGAGCCACGTGGCTGTGGCTGCCGGTGCAAGGTCCCCATGAGCGCTGCTGGCACAGGGACCACCACCTCACCGAATCACTGCCAGCACCACAGCAAGCACCGTGGCCAAGGGTCACACCAGACCCTGCCATCACAACATGAATCAGAGCTCAGCTTGGGGGACAAATCCCAAAGCTTGCCTCAGTCCCTTCTCCTTAGCCATACAAGTCTTTGGCCACTGCACAACACAGCGGTGTTAAGTGCATCACTAACCAGCCGCTGGCACGCCAGCCCCGGCCAGTTGAAGCCAAGGTCAGGCCGGCGGGGGAGTGCTCTGCTGTCTGCGGGACCCTACACGTCAGTCCTGCTCCTGCCTCGCAGCATCCTCCGTTCGGGGAGAAGCAGATGCTCCTGGCGCCAAAATGAGCTGCTTCAACTCCTGCAAATTGTGCCAGCTGCAGATCCCCAGCTGAGCCACTCCTGGCCTCAGTTACCACAAATACTCCCTCAACTGAGCGTTCTGCTCTGCAGAGAGAGGTTTGCTTGTCCCAGCCTGCCTGTGGCTCTTTCCATGCTCCCACCTTCCTGCTGGCTCAACCATCTGCTCCCTACCTGCCTGGCAACCTCCAGATGCAGAGCTAAAGACAGCGGTGGTGTGAGGGAACAGGGAGGGGAAGGCACGCCTGGCAGAGGCACTCACCCCAGCAGGCAGAGGGCAAGGCTGTTTGCCTCAGAAGCTGGAAGATTTGACGGCATTCCTGTCCCCAGAGACCTTCTATTCCCCTCCAGGCCAGGCTGACCTGACTTGGCTGTGACCGCGGTGCTGTGAGTCAGCCCCAGCCCAGCCGAGAGCCTCCGCGCACAGCACTGCTGCAGAACCAACCGGCTCCGGCTGCCCGACAGCCGTCCTTGGGTACAAATTTGGAGTTTGGGTAAGGGATGGGGTCTCTCTGAGCATCCCACCTTCTTCTGCTGCCTATTGCGGCTGGCAAATTGTGCTTCGTCAGCATCCCTCCCCTGCAGAAAGCTGCTGCCACCCAGGACAAAGCACTGCAAGTCGGTGCCAGTCACTCGCCCTTCGGCACGCACAGACACAAAGCCAGAGCCCAATCTCCATTTCCTCTGTTTCCCCGCTCCCCACATGCTTCTCCAGCCTGTGTCAGCCCTGTTGCTTGTCCTGTTGCATCCCATAGGCTTCACGAAAACAGGGCGTGCGCAGCACCTCTCATTCACTTTTCCTCTCTCGCTCTCTCTCCTGTGCGCTGCTGCCTTCCCGTGCAGCAAGGAGATGCAGCACAGCAGGGTTCAGCCTTGGCCACAGCTGCCTAGGGCATCAAACTTCCCAGGACTTTTGCAATTCAGAACAAACTACCTTCCAGCACAGATCCCCAGTCTGTGGGTCAGCAGGCCCCATAAAGATCTGCACCAGAAACTGCTTCCCCAACCCAGGGGACTTTGGATCAGCGAAAGCAACAGACAGTTGCACTCACACTCTCCCCTTGGACCTCAGCACGTGGATAGGTAATAAAATCATTTTAGGGCATCATAGAGTTCCATCCAGTCTTTTTTCTGCCTTATGCACTCTAATGTCTGGTCTAGTCATGCTGGAAAAGTAGGGAAAAGAGCCCTCATCGGCTCTGAAAATCCCCCTCCTGTTCCATACCCCACAGCTCAAGATATCCGATGGTGAGAAAACTGAAGGAGAAAGTAGCCCTCAGCAGCTGGAGACTGGAATAAATTCTGGCTCACACATACATCCTCCCACAGGGGACCAGGACAAGGATCAGAGGGTATCCTGGATGAATTTACCACCCAATGCTCTGGCATGGCCAGTGCCCCACACAAAAGCATTCAGGCAGATGTTACAGAACCTGCCCTTTTCTCTGGTGGGCTTTAGAGAGGTATCAGAAGCGATGGAGAAAGATAATCACAAGGACATTCTCCTCTCAGGACAGAGCGCAGGTCCAGTGTACTGCACCGCCTGAGCGGCAAGGATGTCACCTCTGGGAAGAAGCACACGTGTCA comes from Patagioenas fasciata isolate bPatFas1 chromosome 6, bPatFas1.hap1, whole genome shotgun sequence and encodes:
- the UCK2 gene encoding uridine-cytidine kinase 2 yields the protein MAGDSEQRLEEQGQPSGGEPFLIGVSGGTASGKSSVCSKIVQLLGQNEVDYRQKQVVIVSQDSFYRVLTSEQKSKALKGQFNFDHPDAFDNELIVKTLKEITEGKTVQIPVYDFVSHSRKEETVTVYPADVVLFEGILAFYSQEVRDLFRMKLFVDTDADTRLSRRVLRDISERGRDLEQILSQYITFVKPAFEEFCLPTKKYADVIIPRGADNEVAINLIVQHIQDILNGGLSKRQSNGYLNGYTPPRQRQPSESSSRPH